The following proteins come from a genomic window of Synechococcus sp. NB0720_010:
- a CDS encoding YcjF family protein gives MRHWPWLAAAGGGWMVLESLHGPLSSLMGLGAAGAGLWLLGGRMRPSGQQLPQSSEGWLERCEAVLEQFQVLQAASAEEGRAQAKTFELHQTQRRSQLELLRQRQEETCIQLALVGTAAWSASEQEQLLCHCPSVHPLRVHRSHALPLSPQSWQWPEVFRHCELLLYRLDLPLTAADLRWLEALPEQQRVGILVRTKPELESSAQLQQLEQQLPVHLRGRCWPLAAQEASGWRDLTSWFAESTPLSRERNQQRCLQELHAAWQLELEGLRRQHWSRLLQRTQWTVAAGVVVAPLPSLDLLVLAAANGLMLQEMARLWNCPWSLEQLQASASQLGKAALSLGVVEWSSQALASVVKWHGPTWLVGGAMQALSAAYLTRVVGRAMADYMALAAGVPEAELDALLQRQAPLLVARAADEEKLNWSAFLVSAQQWLKEQSAPA, from the coding sequence ATGCGGCATTGGCCCTGGCTTGCGGCAGCAGGCGGCGGTTGGATGGTGCTGGAGTCCCTCCATGGGCCCCTCTCCTCGCTGATGGGGTTGGGTGCCGCAGGGGCCGGCCTTTGGTTGCTTGGCGGACGCATGCGTCCAAGCGGTCAGCAACTGCCTCAGTCCTCCGAGGGTTGGCTTGAGCGCTGTGAGGCGGTTCTTGAGCAGTTCCAAGTGCTGCAAGCAGCCAGCGCTGAGGAGGGTCGTGCTCAGGCCAAGACCTTTGAGCTCCACCAGACTCAGCGCCGCTCTCAGCTGGAGCTGTTGCGTCAGCGCCAAGAGGAGACCTGCATTCAGCTGGCCCTGGTGGGGACCGCAGCGTGGAGCGCTTCCGAGCAGGAGCAGCTGTTGTGTCACTGCCCCTCTGTTCATCCACTTCGGGTGCATCGCAGTCACGCGCTGCCCTTGTCTCCTCAGTCCTGGCAGTGGCCGGAGGTGTTTCGCCACTGCGAGCTGCTGCTGTATCGACTCGATCTGCCCCTGACCGCGGCTGACCTGCGCTGGCTTGAAGCCCTGCCAGAGCAGCAGCGGGTGGGAATTCTGGTGCGCACGAAACCGGAGCTCGAGAGTTCCGCCCAGCTCCAGCAACTCGAGCAGCAGCTTCCCGTTCATCTGCGCGGGCGCTGTTGGCCGCTTGCGGCCCAGGAGGCCAGTGGCTGGCGAGACCTCACCTCCTGGTTCGCGGAATCCACACCGCTGAGCCGGGAGCGCAACCAACAACGCTGCCTGCAGGAGTTGCATGCGGCTTGGCAGCTTGAACTCGAGGGCCTGCGCCGCCAGCACTGGTCCCGTTTGCTGCAGCGCACCCAGTGGACCGTGGCGGCGGGCGTCGTTGTGGCGCCTCTTCCCAGCTTGGATCTGTTGGTGCTGGCCGCTGCCAATGGCTTGATGCTTCAGGAGATGGCCAGGCTTTGGAATTGCCCTTGGTCCCTTGAGCAACTGCAAGCCTCGGCGTCTCAGTTGGGCAAGGCGGCGCTGAGTCTGGGGGTTGTCGAGTGGAGCTCTCAAGCCCTGGCCTCGGTGGTGAAGTGGCACGGTCCGACATGGCTTGTGGGGGGTGCCATGCAGGCCCTCAGTGCCGCCTATCTGACCAGGGTTGTGGGCCGGGCGATGGCTGACTACATGGCTTTGGCCGCCGGTGTTCCCGAAGCGGAGTTGGATGCTCTCTTGCAGCGCCAGGCTCCCCTGTTGGTTGCCCGCGCGGCGGACGAGGAGAAACTGAACTGGAGCGCGTTTTTGGTATCTGCGCAGCAGTGGCTCAAAGAACAATCGGCCCCCGCCTAA
- the thrS gene encoding threonine--tRNA ligase, translating into MSHVMAMAVQRLFPKAQVTIGPWTENGFYYDFDNPDPFTEADLKAIKKEMIKLINKKLPLERLEVSRAEAESRIQAQNEPYKLEILAGIQEPISLYTLGEDWWDLCAGPHVSNTKELNAKAFDLESVAGAYWRGDEKNAQLQRIYGTAWETPEQLSEYKRRQEEAKRRDHRRIGTDLDLFSIEDEAGAGLVFWHPRGARMRLLIENLWRELHFNAGYELLYTPHVADISLWKTSGHLDFYSESMFGPMQVDEREYQLKPMNCPFHVLTYASTLRSYRELPIRWAELGTVYRYERPGVMHGLMRVRGFTQDDAHVFCLPEQISDEILAILDLTEQILSTFDFRNYEINLSTRPEKSIGEDAVWDLATQGLIEALERKGWAYKIDEGGGAFYGPKIDLKIEDAIGRMWQCSTIQLDFNLPERFDLEYVAADGSRQRPIMIHRAIFGSLERFFGIMTENYAGDFPFWLAPEQIRLLPVTDEVAGYAESVAAALKAAGVRASVDHSGDRLGKLIRNGEQMKIPVLGVIGAKEAEGGTISLRSRREGDLGSIELETVVAAAKEANQDREAGLKISPR; encoded by the coding sequence ATGAGCCACGTGATGGCCATGGCGGTCCAGCGCCTCTTCCCCAAGGCCCAGGTGACCATCGGACCTTGGACAGAGAACGGCTTCTACTACGACTTCGATAACCCCGATCCCTTCACGGAGGCCGACCTCAAGGCCATCAAGAAGGAAATGATCAAGCTCATCAACAAGAAGCTTCCGCTGGAGCGTCTGGAGGTGAGCCGAGCGGAGGCCGAAAGCCGGATCCAGGCCCAGAACGAGCCCTACAAGCTGGAAATTCTGGCCGGGATCCAAGAACCCATCAGCCTTTACACCCTCGGCGAGGACTGGTGGGACCTCTGTGCAGGCCCCCACGTCAGCAACACCAAGGAACTGAACGCCAAGGCCTTTGACCTTGAGAGCGTCGCAGGCGCCTACTGGCGTGGCGACGAGAAGAACGCCCAGCTGCAGAGGATCTACGGCACCGCCTGGGAAACCCCAGAACAGCTGAGCGAATACAAGCGCAGGCAAGAGGAAGCCAAGCGCCGGGACCACCGCCGGATCGGGACCGACCTTGACCTGTTCTCGATTGAGGACGAAGCCGGCGCTGGCTTGGTCTTCTGGCATCCCCGCGGCGCCCGCATGCGCCTCTTGATCGAGAACCTCTGGCGGGAGCTCCACTTCAACGCCGGCTACGAGCTGCTCTACACCCCCCACGTGGCTGACATCAGCCTCTGGAAGACCTCTGGCCACCTCGACTTCTACAGCGAGTCGATGTTTGGCCCGATGCAGGTGGACGAGCGGGAGTACCAGCTCAAGCCCATGAACTGCCCGTTCCACGTGCTGACCTACGCCAGCACCCTGCGCAGCTACCGCGAGCTACCGATCCGCTGGGCCGAGCTCGGGACGGTGTATCGCTACGAGCGCCCCGGAGTGATGCACGGCCTGATGCGGGTGCGGGGCTTCACCCAGGACGACGCCCACGTGTTCTGCCTGCCGGAGCAGATCAGCGACGAAATCCTGGCGATCCTGGATCTCACCGAACAGATCCTCTCGACCTTTGATTTCCGCAACTACGAAATCAACCTCTCCACACGGCCTGAGAAGTCCATCGGCGAAGACGCGGTGTGGGATCTCGCCACCCAGGGCTTGATCGAAGCGCTGGAGCGCAAGGGATGGGCCTACAAGATCGACGAAGGCGGTGGTGCCTTCTACGGCCCCAAGATCGACCTCAAGATCGAGGACGCCATCGGCCGGATGTGGCAATGCTCCACGATCCAGCTGGACTTCAACCTGCCTGAACGCTTCGACCTGGAGTACGTGGCAGCGGACGGATCCAGGCAGCGGCCGATCATGATCCACCGCGCCATTTTTGGCTCACTGGAGCGGTTCTTCGGGATCATGACCGAGAACTACGCCGGTGACTTCCCCTTCTGGTTGGCACCCGAGCAGATCCGCCTGCTGCCAGTGACCGATGAGGTCGCCGGCTACGCCGAATCCGTCGCAGCGGCCCTGAAGGCGGCGGGCGTACGCGCCAGCGTGGATCACTCCGGTGACCGCCTGGGCAAGCTGATTCGCAATGGCGAACAGATGAAGATCCCCGTTCTGGGGGTGATCGGCGCCAAGGAGGCCGAAGGCGGGACCATCAGCCTGCGCAGCCGCCGGGAGGGCGACCTGGGCAGCATCGAGCTGGAGACCGTTGTGGCCGCTGCCAAGGAAGCGAATCAAGATCGGGAAGCGGGGCTCAAGATCAGCCCCCGCTGA
- a CDS encoding PfkB family carbohydrate kinase — protein MRLAVVGHIEWVQFLAVDQLPRPGAIGHALRSLEEPAGGGAVVAVQMARLTQQPVQFFTALGRDAVGEACVQRLQALGLELHVAWRDAPTRRGLSLVDPGGDRAITVIGDRLSPSLSDPLPWKDLADCDGLFVTAADAPLLRACRASKVLAATPRVRLPVLHEAAVPLDALIGSGLDPGEAVDPTQLTTAPRALIRTEGAAGGHSVPGGRYDAAPLPGPLVESYGCGDSFAAGVVTGLAAQRSLADSIRLGAQCGAACATRFGPYG, from the coding sequence ATGCGTTTGGCCGTGGTTGGTCACATCGAGTGGGTGCAATTCCTGGCGGTTGATCAACTACCTCGACCGGGTGCCATTGGCCATGCGCTCCGCAGCCTGGAGGAGCCCGCCGGTGGTGGCGCGGTCGTGGCGGTGCAGATGGCGCGGCTGACCCAACAACCCGTTCAGTTCTTCACGGCCCTGGGGCGGGATGCGGTTGGGGAGGCCTGCGTGCAACGCCTCCAAGCCTTGGGTCTTGAGCTCCATGTGGCCTGGAGGGATGCTCCGACCCGGCGGGGCCTGAGCCTGGTGGATCCCGGAGGGGATCGGGCGATCACGGTGATCGGAGACCGCCTGAGCCCGTCCCTCAGTGATCCGTTGCCGTGGAAGGACCTGGCGGACTGCGATGGACTCTTCGTCACGGCGGCTGATGCGCCGCTCCTGCGCGCCTGCCGCGCCTCCAAGGTTCTGGCGGCCACACCGCGGGTCCGTCTACCCGTGCTGCATGAGGCCGCTGTTCCCTTGGATGCCCTCATTGGCAGTGGCCTGGATCCTGGAGAGGCGGTGGATCCCACGCAACTCACAACCGCGCCCCGGGCCTTGATCCGCACCGAGGGAGCCGCCGGAGGCCACAGCGTTCCAGGCGGCCGGTACGACGCGGCTCCGCTTCCAGGGCCCCTGGTGGAGAGCTATGGCTGCGGCGACAGTTTTGCGGCAGGTGTCGTGACGGGCCTTGCGGCCCAACGGTCGCTCGCTGATTCCATCAGGCTGGGCGCCCAGTGCGGAGCAGCTTGTGCAACACGCTTTGGCCCCTATGGCTAA
- the trpS gene encoding tryptophan--tRNA ligase, with amino-acid sequence MQRARVLSGVQPTGALHLGNWLGAIRNWVGLQETHDTFFCVVDLHAITVPHDAAALARDTRNTAALYLACGIDPEKATVFVQSHVSAHSELCWLLNCVTPLNWLERMIQFKEKAVKQGDQVSVGLLDYPVLMAADILLYDADLVPVGEDQKQHLELARDIAQQRINARFAPRDAEGEPIPVLKVPEPLILKEGARVMSLTDGRSKMSKSDPNEGSRVNLLDSPEVITKKVKRAKTDPVMGLEFGNPERPETDNLLGLYALLSGKGREAAAAECAAMGWGTFKPLLAETLVEALRPIQERYNDLSADPAELDRVLKAGSERANAVAQATLERTREALGFLKAN; translated from the coding sequence ATGCAACGCGCCAGGGTCCTGTCCGGAGTTCAGCCCACTGGCGCCTTGCATTTGGGCAATTGGCTCGGAGCCATCCGCAACTGGGTCGGACTGCAGGAGACCCACGACACCTTTTTCTGTGTCGTGGACCTGCACGCGATCACCGTGCCCCATGACGCGGCCGCCCTGGCCCGTGACACGCGCAACACCGCCGCCCTCTATCTCGCCTGCGGAATCGATCCGGAGAAAGCGACGGTTTTTGTCCAGAGCCATGTCTCAGCCCACAGCGAGCTCTGTTGGCTCCTGAACTGCGTCACACCGCTCAACTGGTTGGAGCGGATGATCCAGTTCAAGGAGAAGGCCGTCAAACAGGGGGACCAGGTCTCCGTTGGCCTTCTGGACTACCCCGTGTTGATGGCGGCGGACATCCTTCTGTATGACGCTGACCTCGTGCCCGTTGGCGAGGACCAGAAACAGCACCTGGAGCTGGCCCGAGACATCGCCCAGCAGCGAATCAACGCTCGCTTTGCCCCGCGGGATGCCGAAGGCGAGCCCATCCCCGTCCTGAAGGTGCCCGAGCCGCTCATCCTCAAGGAGGGTGCCCGCGTAATGAGCCTGACCGACGGGCGCAGCAAGATGAGCAAGAGCGACCCCAACGAAGGATCCCGTGTCAATTTGCTGGATTCGCCTGAGGTCATCACCAAGAAGGTCAAGCGCGCCAAAACCGATCCCGTGATGGGCCTCGAATTTGGGAACCCGGAGCGCCCCGAAACCGACAACCTCTTGGGGCTCTATGCCCTGCTGAGCGGCAAAGGTCGTGAGGCAGCCGCTGCAGAGTGCGCCGCGATGGGCTGGGGCACCTTTAAACCCCTACTGGCCGAGACACTTGTCGAAGCGCTGCGCCCCATTCAAGAGCGCTACAACGACCTGAGCGCTGATCCCGCCGAACTGGACCGCGTCCTCAAAGCAGGCAGCGAGCGCGCCAATGCTGTGGCCCAGGCCACTCTGGAGCGAACCCGCGAGGCCCTGGGCTTCCTCAAGGCGAACTGA
- a CDS encoding glycoside hydrolase family 104 protein translates to MPIRHSLQHSLKPSRAAAPACSLGLLLLAAGPLVAPSKGVEVDQSLEQIVAAASKTEDGELYAITPERRALLNTIRYAEGTWKQGPEGYRTLYGGGRFSSLAKHPDLVVVKRYTSAAAGAYQFLPGTWKEAANKLSLRSFKPHNQDQAALYLVDRRGVLDQVDRSGLTRGVMAVLSKEWASFPSHNGLSAYGQPVKKAAELANFYESNLKQLKRSRWAQA, encoded by the coding sequence TTGCCAATTCGTCATTCGCTCCAGCATTCCCTCAAGCCCAGTCGTGCCGCCGCTCCGGCCTGCTCACTGGGTCTGCTGCTTCTGGCCGCTGGCCCCCTCGTAGCTCCCTCCAAGGGAGTCGAGGTGGATCAGTCACTGGAGCAGATCGTGGCGGCTGCCAGCAAGACCGAGGACGGAGAGCTGTATGCGATCACCCCGGAGCGCCGGGCCCTGCTCAACACCATTCGCTACGCCGAGGGCACCTGGAAACAAGGCCCCGAGGGCTATCGCACCCTCTACGGCGGCGGGCGTTTCAGCAGCCTGGCCAAACACCCTGATCTGGTGGTGGTGAAGCGCTACACGAGCGCGGCCGCAGGTGCCTATCAATTCCTGCCCGGCACCTGGAAAGAAGCCGCAAACAAACTGAGCCTTCGCAGCTTCAAGCCCCACAACCAGGACCAAGCGGCCCTGTATCTGGTGGATCGCCGCGGTGTACTCGATCAAGTCGACCGCAGCGGCTTAACCCGCGGGGTAATGGCCGTGCTGTCCAAGGAGTGGGCCTCCTTCCCTAGCCACAACGGACTGAGCGCCTACGGCCAACCCGTGAAGAAGGCTGCGGAACTGGCCAACTTCTACGAATCCAACCTCAAGCAACTGAAGCGCAGCCGCTGGGCTCAGGCCTGA
- the psbA gene encoding photosystem II q(b) protein has product MTTALRKSGSSSWTQFCEWVTSTDNRIYVGWFGVLMIPCLLAATICFIVAFIAAPTVDIDGIREPVAGSLIYGNNIISGAVIPSSNAIGLHFYPIWEAASLDEWLYNGGPYQLVVFHFLIGISCYMGRQWELSYRLGMRPWICVAYSAPLSAAFAVFLVYPFGQGSFSDGMPLGISGTFNFMLVFQAEHNILMHPFHMLGVAGVFGGSLFSAMHGSLVTSSLVRETTESESQNYGYKFGQEEETYNIVAAHGYFGRLIFQYASFNNSRSLHFFLGAWPVVGIWFTSMGVSTMAFNLNGFNFNQSILDSQGRVLNTWADVLNRANLGMEVMHERNAHNFPLDLAASEITPVALTAPSIG; this is encoded by the coding sequence ATGACCACTGCTCTTCGTAAGAGCGGCTCCAGTTCTTGGACGCAGTTTTGCGAGTGGGTCACCAGCACCGACAACCGCATTTATGTGGGTTGGTTCGGCGTCCTGATGATTCCCTGCCTGCTGGCCGCCACCATTTGCTTCATCGTTGCCTTCATCGCCGCCCCGACGGTGGATATCGATGGCATCCGTGAACCTGTTGCCGGATCCCTGATCTACGGAAACAACATCATCTCTGGCGCTGTCATCCCCAGCAGCAATGCCATTGGTCTGCACTTCTATCCCATCTGGGAAGCCGCCAGCCTCGACGAGTGGCTGTACAACGGCGGTCCGTATCAGTTGGTGGTTTTTCACTTCCTGATCGGCATCTCCTGCTACATGGGCCGTCAGTGGGAACTCTCCTACCGCCTCGGCATGCGCCCCTGGATCTGCGTGGCCTATAGCGCTCCGCTGTCTGCTGCGTTTGCAGTGTTCCTGGTGTATCCCTTCGGTCAGGGCTCCTTCTCCGATGGCATGCCCCTGGGCATTTCTGGAACCTTCAACTTCATGTTGGTGTTCCAGGCTGAGCACAACATCCTGATGCACCCCTTCCACATGCTTGGTGTGGCTGGTGTCTTCGGTGGTTCCCTGTTCTCCGCCATGCACGGCTCCCTGGTGACCTCCTCCCTGGTTCGTGAAACCACCGAGAGCGAGTCCCAGAACTACGGCTACAAGTTCGGCCAAGAGGAAGAGACCTACAACATCGTGGCTGCCCACGGTTACTTCGGTCGTCTGATCTTCCAATACGCCTCCTTCAACAACAGCCGCAGCCTCCACTTCTTCCTGGGTGCTTGGCCTGTTGTCGGCATCTGGTTTACGTCCATGGGCGTCAGCACCATGGCCTTCAACCTGAACGGCTTCAACTTCAACCAGTCGATCCTGGATTCCCAGGGTCGTGTGCTGAACACCTGGGCTGACGTGCTCAACCGCGCCAACCTCGGTATGGAAGTGATGCACGAGCGCAACGCTCACAACTTCCCCCTCGACCTGGCTGCGTCCGAGATCACCCCGGTGGCTCTGACTGCACCGTCGATTGGCTGA
- a CDS encoding cation diffusion facilitator family transporter, translated as MGLAGQTNERTDRRSEVRRVLLVALGVNVGMTLLKLSIGLLSGSLALLADAMHSATDGLSSLLGLITNGLSDPKPDRDHPYGHDKYEAIGALAIAGFICLTAFEIVRTALERISSGLPPIRLDGQELLLLLIVLGCNLLLAGYERSEGRRLSNQLLLADAKHTTSDIWTTVVVLVGLCGVVLFKQTWLDVAMAIPLCVLLIRVCWQVLKTNLPWLVDQIAIAPESIHETAMGVPGVLNVHDIASRGVLGQRVFIELHMVVDADDLPKAHRITELVEEHLERRFGPVRCTIHLEPREYAESTITFQGTHG; from the coding sequence ATGGGTCTAGCCGGCCAAACCAACGAGCGGACCGACCGCCGGTCCGAGGTCCGGCGGGTCCTGCTGGTCGCCCTCGGGGTCAATGTGGGGATGACCCTGCTCAAGCTGAGCATTGGCCTCTTGAGTGGATCCCTGGCGCTCCTGGCGGATGCCATGCACAGCGCCACCGATGGGTTGTCCAGCCTGCTGGGACTGATCACCAATGGCCTCTCGGACCCCAAGCCGGACCGCGATCACCCCTACGGCCACGACAAATACGAAGCGATCGGAGCCTTGGCGATTGCCGGCTTCATCTGCTTGACGGCCTTTGAGATCGTGCGAACAGCCCTCGAGCGCATCAGCTCGGGCCTGCCCCCAATCCGCCTGGATGGCCAGGAGCTGCTGCTGCTCCTCATCGTCCTGGGCTGCAATCTGCTGCTTGCCGGATACGAGCGCAGTGAGGGCAGACGCCTGAGCAACCAGCTGCTGTTAGCCGATGCCAAACACACGACCAGCGACATCTGGACAACCGTTGTGGTCCTGGTCGGTCTCTGTGGGGTCGTTCTGTTCAAGCAGACCTGGCTGGACGTGGCGATGGCCATCCCGCTCTGCGTCCTCTTGATCCGCGTCTGCTGGCAGGTGCTGAAGACCAACTTGCCCTGGTTGGTCGATCAAATCGCCATTGCACCGGAATCCATCCACGAGACGGCGATGGGCGTCCCTGGAGTCCTCAACGTCCATGACATCGCCAGCCGCGGGGTTCTGGGTCAGCGGGTGTTCATTGAGCTCCACATGGTGGTGGATGCCGATGACCTGCCAAAAGCCCATCGGATTACCGAGCTCGTGGAGGAGCATCTCGAGCGGCGCTTTGGACCCGTTCGCTGCACAATCCACCTGGAACCGCGGGAGTACGCGGAATCCACCATCACCTTCCAGGGGACCCATGGCTGA
- the zupT gene encoding zinc transporter ZupT, with protein sequence MPGSADPPTKGLLACDHRTTFAEEPGLEALDHQVLPAFLLTLGAGLSTGIGSWLGVLSRRFSPGLLTSALSFSAGVMIFVSFVEIFPKARQSLTPALGTSTAYLVTVLAFFAGMLALALIDRLLPSHELAILPLREGSDSSALMRTGLFSALAIAIHNFPEGLATFVAALSEPRLGIGIAIAIAIHNIPEGLAVSAPVYYATGSRSKAFWISFASGLAEPVGALIGYVFLRTFLNDVVLGLVFASVAGIMIYICFDELLPAAQRTGAKHHLMMFGVTAGMLVMSISLVLLT encoded by the coding sequence GTGCCTGGATCGGCCGATCCGCCCACCAAGGGCCTCCTGGCCTGCGATCATCGAACCACCTTTGCCGAGGAGCCGGGCTTGGAAGCGCTGGACCACCAGGTACTGCCGGCCTTCCTGCTGACCCTCGGCGCAGGCCTGTCGACAGGGATCGGCAGTTGGCTTGGCGTGCTCAGCCGGCGCTTTAGCCCGGGATTACTGACGAGCGCCCTGAGCTTTTCTGCCGGGGTCATGATCTTCGTCTCCTTCGTGGAGATCTTCCCGAAGGCCCGCCAGTCCCTGACGCCTGCCCTGGGCACCAGCACGGCCTATCTCGTCACGGTTCTGGCCTTCTTTGCCGGGATGCTGGCTCTTGCGCTGATTGATCGCTTGCTCCCTTCGCACGAGTTGGCGATTTTGCCCTTGCGCGAAGGCTCCGATTCCTCGGCACTGATGCGCACTGGGCTGTTTTCGGCCCTGGCCATCGCGATTCACAACTTTCCCGAGGGGTTGGCGACCTTTGTGGCGGCGCTTTCTGAACCCCGGCTTGGCATTGGGATCGCCATCGCCATCGCCATTCACAACATCCCGGAGGGGCTCGCGGTCTCAGCGCCCGTGTATTACGCCACTGGTAGCCGAAGCAAGGCATTCTGGATTTCCTTTGCCTCGGGCTTGGCGGAACCAGTCGGAGCGCTGATCGGCTACGTCTTTCTGCGTACCTTTCTCAATGACGTGGTTCTGGGCCTGGTGTTTGCCAGCGTCGCCGGAATCATGATCTACATCTGCTTCGACGAGTTGCTCCCGGCGGCCCAGCGCACTGGCGCCAAGCACCACCTGATGATGTTCGGGGTCACCGCGGGGATGCTCGTGATGAGCATCAGCCTGGTGCTGCTGACCTGA
- a CDS encoding DUF2605 family protein yields MSNSQEPQAESAELLDHLLESLFGDFRYWFQRGLVLLDHAPDHLVPPVEQREFRSALEEALQAIAAAKALRAACSTPMAVDMDAMTPWHRLMMRVWNLSAMLRVAGVPLPEQERPDPPQA; encoded by the coding sequence GTGAGCAACTCCCAAGAACCCCAGGCTGAGTCGGCCGAATTGCTCGACCACTTGCTCGAGTCACTCTTTGGTGACTTTCGCTATTGGTTCCAGCGCGGTTTGGTCCTTCTGGATCACGCCCCCGACCACCTGGTGCCACCGGTGGAACAGCGGGAGTTTCGTTCCGCCCTGGAGGAGGCACTTCAGGCGATCGCCGCCGCCAAAGCACTCCGGGCCGCCTGCTCGACCCCCATGGCCGTTGATATGGATGCCATGACCCCTTGGCATCGCCTGATGATGCGGGTCTGGAACCTCTCCGCCATGTTGCGGGTGGCGGGAGTGCCGCTTCCGGAGCAAGAGCGCCCCGATCCTCCTCAGGCCTGA
- a CDS encoding cell division protein SepF has protein sequence MQTPFGIWLPQVTVLRCRQFEQASDAVEAVRERQCVVLQLEGMEPSEAQRILDFVAGAVHALDGQMERVGDGTYLCAPAGVGVSQLSGSSESCVEPA, from the coding sequence ATGCAGACGCCATTTGGAATCTGGCTCCCGCAGGTCACGGTGCTGCGCTGCCGGCAGTTCGAGCAGGCCAGCGATGCCGTCGAAGCGGTGCGGGAGCGCCAATGCGTCGTGCTGCAACTCGAAGGAATGGAGCCCAGCGAAGCGCAGAGAATCCTCGATTTCGTGGCCGGCGCCGTCCATGCCCTGGACGGCCAAATGGAGCGTGTGGGTGATGGGACCTACCTCTGTGCACCGGCCGGGGTCGGCGTCAGTCAGCTCAGTGGCTCCTCGGAATCATGCGTTGAACCGGCCTGA
- a CDS encoding DUF4336 domain-containing protein: protein MVAASDQRWTWWPLLPLYPYGRKRTLVRELIPDQLWSFEQLQGVFYVAVPIRMTVVRVRGGLMLYAPVAPTVEVRQALRSLEERFGAVQTIVLPTASGLEHKLPVPPMARAFPKAEVWVTPGQWSFPINLPASWLGFPRARTRVLQEDGYPHSDELVWSSLGPLDLGLGRFQEFACLHQASGSLLLTDALVAINPEPPPIFDFDPTPLLFHARDSGDQPLTDTPELRQKGWERLALFASFLRPEALEVPPLRELLSKAFQPGCRSARSYFGLFPFQWRSSSRLAFEALTQPSGSLLVAPVLERLVFPRARPVVIRWLRELAQLPQVRWVVPAHYDAPVPCSNEQLGQLADAFEHRPWAPNEGDWDYLASIDQLLVRSGVVPSEESA from the coding sequence ATGGTTGCCGCTTCCGACCAGCGCTGGACTTGGTGGCCGTTGCTGCCCCTCTATCCCTACGGGCGCAAGCGCACGCTGGTGCGTGAGCTGATCCCAGACCAGCTCTGGAGTTTTGAGCAGCTTCAGGGTGTCTTTTACGTGGCGGTGCCCATCCGAATGACGGTGGTCCGTGTGCGTGGTGGCCTGATGCTCTATGCACCAGTCGCGCCCACCGTCGAGGTCCGTCAGGCCCTTCGCTCCTTGGAGGAGCGTTTTGGAGCGGTCCAAACGATTGTGTTGCCGACGGCCTCAGGGTTGGAGCACAAGCTCCCTGTCCCGCCGATGGCACGGGCTTTTCCCAAGGCGGAGGTCTGGGTCACCCCCGGTCAGTGGAGCTTCCCGATCAACCTGCCTGCCAGCTGGTTGGGCTTCCCGCGGGCGCGAACCCGGGTGCTTCAGGAGGATGGCTATCCCCACAGCGACGAGCTGGTGTGGTCGTCCTTGGGTCCGCTTGATCTTGGGCTGGGTCGCTTTCAGGAATTTGCCTGCCTGCATCAGGCCAGTGGCTCGCTGCTGCTGACGGACGCCTTGGTGGCCATTAACCCGGAGCCACCACCCATTTTTGATTTCGATCCCACCCCCCTGCTCTTCCATGCCCGTGACAGCGGCGATCAACCCCTAACGGACACGCCGGAACTGCGCCAAAAAGGTTGGGAGCGTCTTGCTTTGTTTGCTTCGTTTTTGCGGCCGGAGGCCCTGGAGGTTCCACCCCTCCGCGAGCTGTTGTCCAAGGCGTTTCAGCCGGGCTGCCGCTCAGCTCGGAGCTATTTCGGTCTGTTCCCGTTTCAGTGGCGCTCCAGTTCTCGCCTGGCCTTTGAAGCGTTGACGCAGCCGAGCGGCTCGCTTCTGGTGGCACCCGTGCTCGAGCGACTGGTGTTCCCTCGGGCGAGGCCCGTGGTGATTCGTTGGCTGCGGGAATTGGCGCAACTGCCCCAGGTGCGCTGGGTCGTCCCGGCCCATTACGACGCTCCCGTGCCCTGCTCCAACGAGCAATTGGGCCAGTTGGCCGATGCGTTCGAGCACAGGCCATGGGCCCCAAACGAGGGGGACTGGGACTACCTCGCCTCGATCGATCAGTTATTGGTGCGCTCCGGAGTGGTCCCGAGCGAAGAATCGGCCTAA
- a CDS encoding DUF760 domain-containing protein translates to MFNPEFLTSDSEPISGNSLIQYLQEQSPDVLQRVARSASGDIQDIIRHNVQGLLGMIPGEQFDVKITASRDHLAGLLASAMMTGYFLRQMEQRMELEATLFDDDGADADPGELRL, encoded by the coding sequence ATGTTCAACCCGGAGTTCCTGACCAGCGACAGCGAACCGATCAGCGGCAACTCGCTGATTCAGTACCTGCAGGAACAATCCCCGGACGTGTTGCAACGCGTGGCTCGCTCCGCCAGCGGCGACATTCAGGACATCATTCGGCACAACGTCCAAGGGCTGCTGGGGATGATTCCCGGTGAGCAATTCGACGTGAAGATCACCGCCAGCCGTGATCATCTGGCTGGCCTGCTCGCCTCGGCGATGATGACTGGCTATTTCCTGCGCCAGATGGAGCAGCGCATGGAACTAGAAGCGACCCTGTTCGACGACGACGGCGCCGACGCCGATCCCGGCGAACTCAGGCTTTAG